Genomic segment of Aulosira sp. FACHB-615:
GAAGCTGGATTTCTCAAAATTCTCCACAAAAAAGGTTCTGATCAAATTCTCGGTGCTACCATTGTTGCCAGCCATGCAGGTGAGATGATTTCGGAAGTTACCACCGCAATTGTGAATAAAATTGGTTTGAGTAAATTAAGCAGCGTTATTCATCCCTACCCCACCCAAGCCGAAGCCATTAAAAAAGCCGCCGATGCTTACCGTCGCACTCTCTTGACTGCAAATACCAAACGCATTCTCGGATTTTTGACTAAATTTTCATGAATATAAAAAGCGATCGCCTGTTGTGTTGGTGGTGCGATCGCCTTTAAAATCAATCTATAACAATCCTCAATGATGGACAAACACCTCTCCCTTGTCCTCCTTACCTCTATTGTTCACCTATCAAATAGGATGATTAATTTCTACTAGTCGGACGTTGAATAATTGTTTCCACAACTCGCCGTTTAGCTTTTGGGTCAATTCCTACCAAGCGGACATACTCACCGCTATATTCAGTAAGATGGGATTCTAAAGTTGAAATCGCATCAGATTCTGCATCAATGTGAATTGTCCCACAACTTTGCCAAGCACCTGTACGAAAGCGCCGTTCATCAACATGTTCAAAAGTAACTTTTAAACCTTGAGACAAAATTTGCCGAATTTGTTCTTGTGTTTCTAGTGATACATGCGTATTTAATGTTGATTGTTGACGAGATCCATTTGTTGACGGCTGAGGAGTTGGTGTTTCCACCACAGATGATGCTGGTTGATAATTTCTTCTACCTCGATTCAAGCGATTATATTCATCCACCAACTGCGAATTTTCCACCCGTTTTTGTTCACCCACCATAAAATGACCAGACTCAATTAAGTGAGATAAAGTAAAATCTGGCTTTTTAAATTCTGGCGGCCCTTCCACACTATTTACCACACGTAAAGATATGCGTTCATAACCGATTTGATGAATAAAGTTGCGGATTTGTTCATCATAAATTCGAGAACGCAACGCACTAAAAAAGTCAATTGATTGATTAGGAAAAGTATCAACTAACTGTTCAATATCCCGGTTAGAGAGTCCATCTGGTGCAAAAATTCCGCCAACAATTCCAATTTTGTCATCACGGTCAGGTTCCCAATAAAACTTTTCCATCCGTCCGTCTCGAATTAACGGTGCATACAACGTGGAAAAATCATTACCTGTAACAATAATTGGTACACGCCGGATGGGATTTGCATCATAGCTTCCTGGTAACTGCACATCTGTGGGATTATCCGCAATATTCATCAGTGTGGCATTTACCAACTGTGTGTTTACAGTATATTGAGTTCCTTCATCAAAGCGGCCTGCACCTGCATCTAAATCGTTAATCATCAGCACGCACATTTTACCGCGCACTTTAATCAGTTCTGCTGTTTCTCGATAGCGTAGCCGAATCAACCGCGCCGGGTCTCCCGCATCGGGACTTTCTAATTCGCCGCCAGAAATGAGTGTCACTTCCACACCCATTTTTTCAAAAGCTAATTCACACTGAAAGGTTTTTCCTTCACCTTTACGTCCATGAATGCCTAAAATCAAAGGAACTCTCACACCAGGAAGATTTAAGAAGTTCTTAGTGATGTGAACAGCAATTTTATCCAAAAATCGAGGAGCAATATAATAACTCATGAATATCCCTGGTGAAGACTGATTCAATAATGCTAAGTTTTTTTGGTAACGAATGTTTATTAATCTTGCGGTAGAATTTCAGCATCGCTACCACAAACGCTTGACCGGATAAGTATCAAAAATTGTATCAGCACTTAATATAGGTAGATTTTCTACTATTGCCTGAGCAATTAACATTCTGTCAAAAGGGTCACGATGGTGTAATAGCAGTTGGGAAACAGTTAAAATATGCTCAATTTCGATATTAATTATTTGAATACCATTCATAATGATTTGCTGATCAACAAACTCAGCAAAGCTTAAATTAAAATTTAGTTTGCCAATGCTGTGTTTGATTGCCATTTCCCAAATGCTGGCAATACTAAGAAAATTATCATTGTTTTCTATTTGCGATCGCAGACTATTACTAAGTCTTGAACTACCCAGAATAAACCAGATAAAAGTATGAGTATCTAAAAGTTGCTGCACTACATATACTCCTGAAATTCTTCTAATGGTTCGTCAAAGTCATCAGATATTGTCACTATTCCCTTAGCACTACCAAATGTGGGACGGCGTTTCACTGGCAATATAGGAATTAATTTCACAGCCTGCTGATTATCTTTTGTAATGATAATTTCTTCACCATCAAGCGCCGCGTCAATCAATTCTGATAAGTGTTGAGATGCTTCAGCTAAATTAATTTGCTGCATAAATACCTGTGGGGAATTGGGAGTTGGGAGTGAATTTGATTATTTTATATTCACAAATTATATAGCTTAAATTTGAATGAAAAATTTAAGATTTATTAGCTAATTCTTGTACAAATAGTTGATGTTCTTGTGAGTTCAAACCTCTTTGCAGTACTGCTAACACTTGGGTCATTTCTCCAGTTAACAGCGCAGTTACATCCAACCATAAACCAGGAAAGACATAACTTTTGATAATCCCATCTATATCAGATGTTAATGATTTATATTCACCATTCTCTAAAATAAACCAATCAAATTGATTCTCAAAAACCTGCCAAACAATATATTCTTTTACATCATTGCGTCGATATACGCGCTTTTTATCATACAAGTCATTAGCAGCACTACTCGCAGCAACTTCGGCAATTAATTCTGGTGCGCCTTCTATATAATCATCTTCACTAATACTTGCTTGTCCACCCAGTTGTTCATCAATCAACAGCACAACATCCGGCTGTAGTTCATTATCTAAATCTAAGCGGACTGTGGAATTATCACCCAACTCCACGCCAGGGGTAGCAACTTTGTAAGTTCCTAGCCAAATTATCAAGTTTCCGTGGGGTTTTCCATGACTTTTAAAACGTAAGGGTGAGGCCACGTATACAACTCCTTCAATTAGTTCTGCTTTTTTAGTATGAGGCATGGCATAATAACGACGTTCAAATTCTTGGCGAGTTAGGCGATCGCCACTTTCTAAAGGTGGTATTTTAATATCTGATGCTGTCATAGTCAGATTCCTCGTAGGAGTTTTACTGCATCTAGTATAAGCAATTCTTAATTACAAAAAATTAACCAAGAATCCCAATTAGTAACAAAATGATTCGCCCAAAAAGCAAATTCTTACTTCTGACAGTGGTTGATTATTCATTTTTTGTATTACCATATAAGTTTGATTAGTGATTTTTTAATTCGCCATAAATATTATAAATTAATTTAATAATTTAATATAGTTATTCAAACTATGATCATTTCATAGACCTAGTAATCTAAAATTACTTGGATTTTGATAATAATTAATATGAGACTATGAAACTTTCTATCTAGCAGAATACGG
This window contains:
- a CDS encoding ribulose bisphosphate carboxylase small subunit, whose protein sequence is MSYYIAPRFLDKIAVHITKNFLNLPGVRVPLILGIHGRKGEGKTFQCELAFEKMGVEVTLISGGELESPDAGDPARLIRLRYRETAELIKVRGKMCVLMINDLDAGAGRFDEGTQYTVNTQLVNATLMNIADNPTDVQLPGSYDANPIRRVPIIVTGNDFSTLYAPLIRDGRMEKFYWEPDRDDKIGIVGGIFAPDGLSNRDIEQLVDTFPNQSIDFFSALRSRIYDEQIRNFIHQIGYERISLRVVNSVEGPPEFKKPDFTLSHLIESGHFMVGEQKRVENSQLVDEYNRLNRGRRNYQPASSVVETPTPQPSTNGSRQQSTLNTHVSLETQEQIRQILSQGLKVTFEHVDERRFRTGAWQSCGTIHIDAESDAISTLESHLTEYSGEYVRLVGIDPKAKRRVVETIIQRPTSRN
- a CDS encoding PIN domain-containing protein; translation: MQQLLDTHTFIWFILGSSRLSNSLRSQIENNDNFLSIASIWEMAIKHSIGKLNFNLSFAEFVDQQIIMNGIQIINIEIEHILTVSQLLLHHRDPFDRMLIAQAIVENLPILSADTIFDTYPVKRLW
- a CDS encoding type II toxin-antitoxin system Phd/YefM family antitoxin, which encodes MQQINLAEASQHLSELIDAALDGEEIIITKDNQQAVKLIPILPVKRRPTFGSAKGIVTISDDFDEPLEEFQEYM
- a CDS encoding Uma2 family endonuclease, encoding MTASDIKIPPLESGDRLTRQEFERRYYAMPHTKKAELIEGVVYVASPLRFKSHGKPHGNLIIWLGTYKVATPGVELGDNSTVRLDLDNELQPDVVLLIDEQLGGQASISEDDYIEGAPELIAEVAASSAANDLYDKKRVYRRNDVKEYIVWQVFENQFDWFILENGEYKSLTSDIDGIIKSYVFPGLWLDVTALLTGEMTQVLAVLQRGLNSQEHQLFVQELANKS